In one window of Candidatus Omnitrophota bacterium DNA:
- a CDS encoding lysylphosphatidylglycerol synthase transmembrane domain-containing protein yields the protein MDSSTKRKDIVSALLRFGVSGALLYWLSRQIDVDKTTQILRSSDLADIAWAGLIFLFVNYLILVRWNIFVRAFRLAVPFSAVARYFLIGLFGNLFLPSAIGGDVIKIFGLCRYTDQKAKVVASVLLDRMSGFGGIVVVSSVSFVLGYKLLKNLSLAMPLVVLAGISLVMLSVLFNERLYSLCCSVFSPFPNIRKKVMALHYDVVLLKDRKDAIYKAVGMSCVVQVILAVIWFLTGRALGQDVGFVYYLIFVPIICVSASIPSVAGLGTREAAAVFLLGKVGVEAGVAVSISLISSMFFMVVVGLAGGLVFLLTKAPQEKDLKPPVPAAG from the coding sequence ATGGATTCCAGCACAAAGCGCAAAGATATCGTTTCGGCATTGCTCCGGTTCGGCGTCAGCGGAGCTCTCCTGTACTGGCTTTCCCGCCAGATCGACGTTGATAAAACCACCCAGATCCTGCGCTCTTCGGACCTGGCGGACATCGCCTGGGCCGGGCTGATCTTTCTTTTTGTGAATTATCTGATCCTGGTGCGGTGGAACATTTTTGTCCGCGCCTTTCGGCTCGCCGTGCCGTTTTCGGCGGTGGCGCGGTATTTCCTCATCGGGCTGTTCGGCAATCTCTTCCTGCCCAGCGCCATCGGCGGGGACGTGATCAAGATCTTCGGGCTGTGCCGCTACACCGACCAGAAGGCCAAGGTCGTGGCCTCGGTCCTCCTGGACCGGATGAGCGGGTTCGGGGGGATCGTCGTTGTTTCTTCCGTTTCCTTTGTCCTCGGGTACAAGCTCCTGAAAAATCTTTCCCTGGCCATGCCGTTGGTCGTATTGGCCGGGATCTCGCTGGTCATGCTGTCCGTGCTGTTCAATGAGAGGTTGTATTCCCTGTGCTGCAGCGTTTTTTCTCCCTTTCCGAACATCCGTAAGAAGGTGATGGCCCTGCACTATGATGTGGTTCTCCTCAAGGACCGGAAAGACGCCATCTATAAGGCCGTGGGGATGTCATGTGTGGTCCAGGTCATCCTCGCGGTGATCTGGTTTCTGACGGGCCGGGCCCTGGGACAGGATGTGGGGTTCGTGTATTACCTGATCTTTGTTCCGATCATCTGCGTTTCGGCCTCGATCCCGTCCGTCGCAGGACTGGGGACGCGCGAGGCGGCGGCGGTTTTTTTGCTGGGAAAGGTCGGCGTGGAGGCAGGAGTCGCCGTGAGCATTTCTTTGATCAGCAGCATGTTTTTCATGGTCGTGGTGGGGCTTGCCGGCGGGCTGGTGTTCCTGCTGACCAAGGCCCCGCAGGAGAAGGATTTGAAGCCGCCTGTCCCGGCGGCGGGTTGA
- the lipA gene encoding lipoyl synthase yields METTAPSQVTPVPSLDASARPAAAGRRQDEVGVGTRDFAPRASARGPQRLPPWFRQQIPDVVKIGDMKNLFRGGRLHTVCESAHCPNMGKCWGSGVATFMILGDVCTRACRFCAVRAGRPEPADGEEPRNVALAVKELGLRYVVVTSVARDDLKDEGAGHFAETIREIRALMPQTKIEVLIPDFSGRTELLQKVADTRPEVISHNIETVRRLSPLIRPQAGYDSSLSVLKHLKVLSSDIFTKSSIMLGLGESREEVVETMHDLRATGCDILTIGQYLAPTQMKRHLKVERFVAPEEFEDLRRAGMDLGFKHVMSGPLVRSSYIAEEGYKGCLEALSRV; encoded by the coding sequence ATGGAAACGACCGCTCCGTCCCAGGTGACCCCTGTCCCTTCCCTCGATGCCTCCGCTCGTCCTGCCGCGGCAGGCAGGAGGCAGGACGAAGTCGGCGTGGGCACTCGGGATTTCGCCCCGCGGGCTTCAGCCCGCGGGCCTCAACGCCTTCCTCCGTGGTTCCGCCAGCAGATCCCGGACGTTGTCAAGATCGGGGACATGAAGAATTTGTTCCGCGGCGGACGTCTGCACACGGTCTGTGAGAGCGCGCATTGCCCGAACATGGGCAAGTGCTGGGGATCGGGTGTCGCGACGTTCATGATCCTCGGGGACGTCTGCACCCGCGCCTGCCGTTTTTGCGCCGTGCGGGCCGGGCGCCCGGAACCGGCGGACGGCGAAGAGCCCCGCAACGTCGCGCTGGCCGTCAAGGAGCTGGGCCTGCGGTATGTCGTTGTCACATCGGTGGCGCGGGACGACCTGAAGGACGAAGGCGCCGGGCATTTTGCCGAGACCATCCGTGAGATCCGCGCCCTGATGCCGCAGACCAAGATCGAGGTCCTCATCCCGGATTTTTCCGGCAGGACGGAACTTTTGCAAAAAGTCGCGGACACTCGTCCCGAAGTCATCAGTCACAACATCGAGACCGTGCGCCGGCTCTCACCGCTGATCCGGCCGCAGGCCGGTTACGACAGCTCGCTGTCCGTCCTTAAGCATCTCAAAGTTTTGTCATCCGATATCTTCACGAAATCCAGCATCATGCTCGGCCTGGGGGAAAGCCGCGAAGAAGTGGTGGAGACCATGCACGATCTGCGGGCCACCGGATGCGACATCCTGACGATCGGCCAGTATCTCGCGCCCACACAGATGAAGCGCCACCTGAAGGTCGAGCGGTTTGTGGCCCCTGAAGAATTCGAGGATCTGCGCCGCGCCGGGATGGATCTGGGATTCAAGCACGTGATGAGCGGGCCATTGGTGCGCAGTTCCTACATCGCGGAAGAGGGATACAAGGGTTGCCTGGAAGCCCTGAGCCGGGTTTGA
- the def gene encoding peptide deformylase, producing MTVATLKIRIYGDPCLREKCRPVDEVGPSERLLIRSMLATMYEHKGIGLAAPQIGINQQILVADAGDGPVAVINPRIVKKSGSSVLEEGCLSIPGVVVNVRRPVKIVLQYVDENNRTVEREFNEMLARVLQHETDHLHGKLIIDYAGLKDKLKIRRQLREILRKS from the coding sequence ATGACCGTCGCCACTCTGAAAATCCGCATTTACGGTGACCCTTGCTTGAGGGAGAAGTGCAGGCCCGTCGACGAGGTCGGCCCGAGCGAGCGCCTGCTCATCCGCTCGATGCTCGCCACCATGTACGAGCACAAAGGCATCGGCCTGGCCGCGCCGCAGATCGGGATCAACCAGCAGATCCTGGTCGCGGACGCCGGCGACGGCCCCGTCGCCGTCATCAACCCCAGGATCGTCAAGAAATCCGGTTCCTCCGTTTTGGAGGAAGGGTGCCTGAGCATCCCCGGCGTGGTCGTCAATGTCCGCCGTCCCGTCAAAATTGTCCTGCAGTATGTGGATGAGAACAACCGCACGGTCGAACGCGAGTTCAACGAGATGTTGGCCCGGGTCCTTCAGCATGAAACGGACCATCTGCACGGCAAGCTCATCATTGATTACGCCGGGCTCAAGGACAAGCTCAAGATCCGCCGGCAGCTCCGGGAAATTTTAAGAAAGTCTTAA
- a CDS encoding aspartate 1-decarboxylase codes for MLIHFCKSKIGHAHITEAELYYEGSITVDEAILKAVDIVPGEKVEVLNLNNGSRIETYAIAGKAGSGQICLNGPAARCGVIGDKVIILSYALVDPKEAKTCKTKVVYLDEKNRVRT; via the coding sequence ATGTTGATCCATTTTTGCAAATCCAAGATCGGCCACGCGCACATCACCGAGGCCGAGCTCTATTACGAAGGCAGCATCACGGTCGATGAGGCCATCCTGAAAGCCGTGGACATCGTCCCGGGCGAAAAGGTGGAGGTGCTCAACCTCAACAACGGCTCGCGGATCGAGACCTATGCCATCGCCGGCAAGGCCGGCTCGGGCCAGATCTGCCTGAACGGCCCGGCCGCGCGCTGCGGCGTGATCGGCGACAAGGTCATCATTTTGAGTTACGCCCTTGTTGATCCGAAAGAAGCCAAGACCTGCAAGACCAAGGTCGTTTACCTGGATGAAAAGAACCGGGTCCGGACCTGA
- the trxA gene encoding thioredoxin, which yields MSVLHLTEKNFDQEVLKSSTPVLVDFWAEWCGPCRMVAPIVEEIAKDLDGQLKVGKVNVDEAQELAAKYQVMSIPTLLVFKNGEVVDQMVGAMPKEMLVSKLKPNL from the coding sequence ATGTCTGTTCTTCACTTGACGGAGAAAAATTTTGACCAGGAAGTGCTAAAATCGTCTACACCGGTGCTGGTGGACTTCTGGGCCGAATGGTGTGGCCCCTGCCGGATGGTCGCCCCGATCGTGGAAGAGATCGCCAAAGACCTGGACGGCCAGCTCAAGGTCGGCAAGGTGAACGTGGACGAGGCCCAGGAGCTCGCCGCCAAGTACCAGGTCATGTCTATCCCGACCCTGCTGGTGTTCAAGAACGGCGAGGTCGTCGACCAGATGGTCGGCGCGATGCCCAAAGAGATGCTGGTGTCGAAACTGAAGCCGAACCTGTAA
- a CDS encoding undecaprenyl-diphosphate phosphatase, whose translation MNLWDAVILGIVEGITEFLPVSSTGHLLLANRLLGHEPTDFLKSFDITIQLGAILAVVVLYGRSLLVDRKVLMRVAAAFIPTAVAGLIFYKLIKNVLMDSAPVVLWSLFLGGIFLIVFEKFHKEPPGAEGDIRKIPYGTAALIGLFQALAMVPGVSRSAATIIGGLLLGVRRKTIVEFSFLLAVPTMLAATALDLLKNASAFSADQAAFLATGFAASFAVAIFSIKFLLYYIQRNNFILFGVYRIFAALVFWWIIRP comes from the coding sequence ATGAATCTTTGGGACGCGGTCATTTTGGGGATTGTGGAAGGGATCACGGAGTTTCTTCCTGTGTCCTCCACCGGGCACCTGCTTCTGGCCAACCGGCTTCTGGGTCATGAGCCGACGGACTTTCTGAAAAGTTTCGATATTACCATCCAGCTGGGCGCGATCCTGGCGGTGGTGGTCCTTTACGGACGGTCCCTTCTGGTGGACAGAAAAGTGCTGATGCGGGTGGCCGCGGCGTTTATTCCCACAGCGGTGGCGGGGCTTATTTTTTACAAGCTCATCAAAAACGTCCTCATGGACAGCGCTCCCGTCGTCCTGTGGTCTTTGTTCCTGGGCGGGATATTTTTGATCGTTTTTGAGAAATTTCACAAGGAGCCGCCCGGGGCTGAAGGCGACATCCGCAAGATCCCCTACGGCACCGCCGCGCTGATCGGGCTGTTCCAGGCCCTGGCCATGGTCCCCGGCGTGTCCCGGTCCGCGGCCACGATCATCGGCGGCCTCCTGCTGGGGGTGAGGCGGAAGACCATTGTTGAATTTTCATTCCTTCTGGCGGTTCCCACCATGCTGGCGGCGACCGCGCTGGATCTCTTGAAGAACGCCTCAGCGTTTTCCGCCGACCAGGCGGCCTTCCTGGCGACCGGGTTCGCCGCGTCCTTTGCCGTGGCGATTTTCAGTATCAAATTCCTGTTGTATTATATCCAGCGTAACAATTTTATTCTGTTTGGCGTGTACCGCATCTTTGCGGCCCTCGTGTTCTGGTGGATCATCAGGCCCTGA
- a CDS encoding DUF2207 domain-containing protein — translation MKKNLLLLPLLLLAIFSSPALAAEKILSFHSDIRVREDASMTVTETIRVAAEGNQIKRGIYRDFPTDYRDDRGNLYTVGFRVTGVLRDGRKEPYHTERVSNGERVYIGQSKVFLSPGEYTYTITYRTDRQLGFFEDHDELYWNVTGNGWSFPIGQASAVLDLPGDASANIIKWDAFTGYQGAKGKDFETSRDALGRLTLTATRPLNPQEGFTIVVAWPKGYVRAPPPRSGSASSYTVPPPWYQRAPGIVLVCVLGLVVLLGYYLSVWSRYGKDPARGTIIPLFEPPAKLSPAAVRYLMKMECDNKTFSAALIAMAVKGFLKIEEKGKKYTLRLDSADYSKLTTEEDAVARGLFRGLQPALELDNDNYAEVGAAMSSLRSALAANMQHVYFFLNRKYFFLGILISLLFGWGLMSMIAFAYSATEGPLCVTVTVVLVLIINGIFFNIMKAPTISGRQLMDRVEGFKMFLSVTEKDRLNLLNPPEITPQLFEKYLPYALALDVEQKWAEKFTAALAAASLAPDSYSPVWYTGRSWDRFSPAGFVSHVSHSLPGVIASSSTPPGSSSGFSSGGGGGGFSGGGGGGGGGGGW, via the coding sequence ATGAAGAAGAACCTTCTGCTCCTTCCGCTGCTATTGCTGGCCATTTTTTCTTCCCCCGCTCTCGCCGCTGAAAAAATCCTTTCCTTCCACAGCGACATCCGTGTCCGTGAAGACGCCTCCATGACCGTCACGGAAACGATCCGGGTCGCCGCCGAAGGCAACCAGATCAAGCGGGGGATCTACCGCGATTTCCCGACGGATTACCGGGACGACCGCGGCAATCTTTACACCGTGGGTTTCCGGGTGACGGGCGTCCTGCGCGACGGACGGAAGGAGCCGTATCACACCGAGCGTGTGTCCAACGGCGAGCGCGTGTATATCGGCCAGAGCAAGGTCTTTCTCTCTCCGGGGGAATACACCTACACCATCACCTACCGCACCGACCGCCAGCTGGGATTCTTTGAGGACCACGATGAGCTTTACTGGAACGTGACCGGCAACGGCTGGTCGTTCCCGATCGGGCAGGCGTCCGCTGTTCTTGACCTGCCCGGAGACGCGTCGGCCAACATCATAAAGTGGGACGCCTTCACCGGATACCAGGGGGCCAAGGGCAAGGATTTTGAAACCTCCCGCGACGCGCTGGGCCGGCTGACCCTGACGGCCACGCGGCCGCTCAATCCCCAGGAAGGCTTCACCATCGTCGTGGCCTGGCCCAAGGGCTATGTCCGGGCCCCGCCGCCCCGTTCCGGATCCGCTTCATCGTACACGGTCCCGCCGCCGTGGTACCAGAGGGCGCCGGGCATTGTTTTGGTGTGTGTCCTCGGGCTCGTGGTCCTTCTCGGTTATTATCTGTCCGTCTGGTCGCGTTACGGCAAAGACCCGGCCAGGGGCACGATCATCCCGCTGTTTGAGCCGCCGGCCAAACTGTCCCCGGCCGCGGTCCGGTATTTAATGAAGATGGAATGCGACAACAAGACGTTTTCCGCAGCGCTCATCGCCATGGCGGTGAAGGGATTCTTGAAGATCGAGGAAAAAGGGAAGAAATACACCCTCCGGCTGGACTCGGCGGATTATTCGAAGCTGACCACGGAAGAAGACGCGGTGGCCCGGGGCCTGTTCCGCGGCCTTCAGCCGGCCCTGGAGCTGGACAACGACAATTACGCCGAGGTCGGCGCCGCGATGAGTTCCCTGCGTTCCGCCCTGGCCGCGAACATGCAGCATGTTTACTTTTTCCTGAACAGGAAGTATTTCTTCCTTGGCATTCTGATATCGCTGTTGTTCGGCTGGGGGCTGATGTCGATGATCGCGTTCGCGTATTCCGCGACTGAAGGGCCGCTGTGCGTCACGGTGACGGTCGTGCTGGTCCTGATCATCAACGGGATTTTTTTCAATATCATGAAGGCGCCCACGATCTCCGGCCGCCAGCTCATGGACCGGGTCGAGGGGTTCAAGATGTTTTTGTCGGTCACGGAAAAGGACCGGCTCAATTTGCTCAACCCTCCGGAGATCACGCCCCAGCTGTTTGAAAAATATCTGCCGTACGCCCTGGCCCTGGACGTGGAGCAGAAGTGGGCGGAGAAATTCACCGCCGCGCTGGCCGCGGCGTCGCTGGCGCCGGACTCTTACTCGCCGGTCTGGTACACGGGCCGGTCCTGGGACCGTTTTTCGCCCGCGGGGTTTGTGTCTCACGTCAGCCATTCCCTGCCCGGGGTCATCGCTTCGTCGTCAACCCCTCCCGGATCGTCGTCGGGTTTCAGCTCCGGCGGCGGGGGCGGAGGGTTCTCCGGTGGCGGCGGTGGCGGCGGCGGTGGCGGCGGCTGGTAA
- a CDS encoding LemA family protein, with the protein MIGLLVVIVVIAVVAISIYNQLVQKRFMVKEAWSGIDVQLKRRHDLVPNLVETVRGYMGHERKVLEEVTNLRTRVMGAVNIKEKGELENNLGQALKSLFAVAEAYPNLKANENFIQLQKQLAEIEDQLQLARRYYNGATRDFNILIDSFPSNIVAGLFNFRQEEFFQLESAEERKNPEVKF; encoded by the coding sequence CTGATCGGTCTTTTGGTTGTCATCGTCGTTATCGCCGTTGTCGCCATTTCGATCTACAATCAACTGGTGCAGAAACGTTTCATGGTCAAGGAGGCGTGGAGCGGGATCGACGTCCAGCTCAAGCGCCGCCATGACCTTGTCCCCAATCTCGTCGAGACCGTCAGGGGGTACATGGGCCATGAGCGCAAGGTCCTGGAAGAGGTGACGAACCTGCGCACCCGCGTCATGGGCGCGGTGAATATCAAGGAAAAGGGCGAGCTCGAGAACAACCTGGGCCAGGCGCTGAAGTCCCTGTTCGCCGTGGCCGAGGCGTATCCGAACCTGAAGGCCAACGAGAATTTCATTCAGCTCCAGAAACAGCTCGCCGAGATCGAGGACCAGCTCCAACTGGCCCGCCGGTATTACAACGGGGCCACGCGCGATTTCAATATCCTCATCGACTCGTTCCCCAGCAACATCGTGGCCGGCCTGTTCAATTTCCGCCAGGAGGAATTTTTCCAGCTGGAATCCGCCGAAGAGCGCAAGAACCCGGAAGTCAAATTTTAA
- a CDS encoding DUF819 family protein has translation MIQNTLATVMVLLGIEAVVLWSSRQARFQGFFKYIPPVFWIYFLPMLASTVGLLDPEHPVYQKLINNLLPASLVILLMVVDIKAILKLGRTALFMFFAGSFGMMLGTVVSFFIFKGWVGAEFWAGFGALSGSWTGGSANMVAVKEAIGTPDAVFAPMVVVDTVVPYCWMGILVAFAGMQPLYDRWNNSDRRVLDYLSRRVEPAVGSPSQKLTLKKTVLIFAISAVAALAAKSAAQIFPEIKGVVTAYAWTVIFASTIGIALSFTPVSRLESAGASRIGYALLYFVLTAIGAKASLADMGQAVVLIAAGFCIVAVHAAVLIFAGRLVRAPLFLAAVASQANLGGVASAPVVAEIYQPGLASVGLLLAILGNIMGTYVGILTAQLCRAVAFFNPGG, from the coding sequence ATGATTCAAAATACTTTAGCCACCGTCATGGTTCTGCTTGGGATCGAGGCCGTTGTGCTGTGGTCCTCTCGCCAGGCCCGGTTCCAGGGGTTCTTTAAATACATCCCGCCGGTGTTCTGGATCTATTTTCTCCCCATGCTGGCCTCCACCGTCGGGCTGCTTGACCCCGAGCATCCGGTTTACCAGAAGCTCATCAACAATCTCCTGCCCGCGAGTCTGGTGATCCTGCTGATGGTCGTGGACATCAAGGCCATCCTCAAGCTCGGCAGGACGGCCCTCTTCATGTTCTTCGCCGGGAGTTTCGGCATGATGCTGGGGACGGTCGTTTCCTTTTTTATCTTCAAAGGATGGGTGGGGGCGGAATTCTGGGCGGGGTTCGGAGCGCTGTCCGGTTCCTGGACCGGCGGGAGCGCGAACATGGTCGCGGTCAAAGAGGCCATCGGCACGCCCGACGCGGTGTTCGCGCCCATGGTCGTGGTGGACACGGTGGTCCCGTACTGCTGGATGGGGATCCTGGTCGCGTTCGCCGGCATGCAGCCGCTGTACGACCGCTGGAACAACTCCGACCGCCGGGTCCTGGATTATTTGAGCCGGCGCGTTGAGCCGGCCGTTGGGAGCCCGTCTCAAAAGTTGACGCTCAAGAAAACGGTCCTGATCTTCGCGATCTCGGCTGTCGCCGCATTGGCCGCGAAATCCGCGGCCCAGATCTTTCCCGAGATCAAAGGCGTTGTCACCGCCTATGCCTGGACCGTGATCTTTGCGTCCACGATCGGGATCGCCCTGTCCTTCACGCCGGTGTCCCGGCTGGAAAGCGCGGGGGCGTCCCGGATCGGGTATGCTTTGCTGTATTTTGTGCTGACGGCCATCGGCGCCAAGGCCAGCCTGGCGGACATGGGCCAGGCCGTTGTGCTGATCGCCGCGGGGTTCTGCATCGTGGCCGTGCACGCGGCGGTGCTGATATTCGCCGGACGGCTGGTCCGCGCGCCGCTTTTCCTGGCCGCGGTGGCGAGTCAGGCCAACCTCGGCGGGGTGGCGTCGGCCCCGGTGGTGGCGGAGATCTACCAGCCGGGCCTGGCCTCGGTGGGGCTCCTGTTGGCCATCCTCGGTAACATCATGGGGACGTATGTGGGCATTTTGACCGCGCAGCTTTGCCGCGCCGTCGCTTTTTTTAACCCCGGGGGTTGA
- a CDS encoding dipeptide epimerase has translation MPPTIIKSCRTSLLTAPLIQPFRTALGEHKNLENLLFTVELTDGTKGYGEAAVATHITGETVAATRKNLQDAGRRLEGKEASNYLLHSLALHRRLPNNKAAVAAAETALLDVLTRQRRIPLWKIFGKVPHRLQTDITIVIADLAETEESVRRFYKQGFRAFKVKIGRNEELDLERVRAVKRLAPGCPIYLDANQGYSADQTLRFVRKLKRAGIRPALLEQPVPKADYEGLKRVTRLAGVPVCADESASSLPDAARIIRDKAAHVINIKLMKTGLLHSCEIAFRARVSGIKLMIGGMMETSLAMTAAAHLAAGLGGVEFVDLDTPFFLKGREKNPCLNSRGVYDVRKIKSGIGIIPG, from the coding sequence ATGCCTCCGACCATCATCAAATCCTGCCGCACCTCTTTGCTGACCGCGCCGCTCATCCAGCCGTTCCGCACCGCCCTCGGGGAGCACAAGAATTTGGAAAATCTGCTGTTCACCGTTGAATTGACCGACGGGACCAAAGGTTACGGCGAGGCGGCGGTGGCGACGCACATCACCGGGGAGACGGTGGCGGCGACCCGGAAGAATCTGCAGGACGCGGGGCGAAGGCTGGAGGGGAAAGAGGCGTCGAATTATCTTTTGCATTCGCTGGCCCTGCACCGGCGGCTTCCGAACAACAAGGCCGCGGTGGCGGCGGCGGAGACAGCTCTTCTGGATGTCCTGACGCGCCAGCGCCGGATCCCTCTGTGGAAGATCTTCGGCAAGGTCCCCCATCGGCTGCAGACGGACATCACGATCGTGATCGCGGACCTGGCGGAAACGGAAGAATCGGTCCGCCGGTTTTACAAGCAGGGGTTCCGAGCGTTCAAGGTCAAGATCGGCCGTAATGAGGAATTGGACCTCGAGCGCGTGCGGGCGGTGAAGCGGCTGGCCCCGGGCTGTCCGATCTATCTCGACGCCAACCAGGGGTATTCGGCGGACCAGACCTTGAGATTTGTCAGAAAGTTGAAACGCGCCGGTATCCGTCCGGCGCTGTTGGAACAGCCGGTCCCCAAAGCGGATTATGAAGGGCTGAAACGCGTCACGCGGCTGGCCGGTGTTCCGGTCTGCGCTGACGAGAGCGCGTCGTCCCTGCCGGACGCGGCGAGGATCATCCGGGACAAGGCCGCGCACGTGATCAACATCAAGCTGATGAAGACGGGCCTGCTGCACAGCTGCGAGATCGCGTTCCGCGCGCGGGTGTCCGGGATCAAGCTCATGATAGGCGGCATGATGGAGACATCGCTCGCCATGACCGCGGCCGCGCACCTGGCCGCCGGGCTCGGGGGGGTTGAGTTCGTGGACCTGGACACGCCGTTTTTCCTGAAAGGCCGCGAAAAAAATCCCTGCCTGAACTCCCGGGGCGTCTATGACGTGCGCAAAATCAAATCCGGCATCGGGATTATCCCCGGATAA